The Doryrhamphus excisus isolate RoL2022-K1 chromosome 1, RoL_Dexc_1.0, whole genome shotgun sequence genome includes a window with the following:
- the lrpap1 gene encoding alpha-2-macroglobulin receptor-associated protein produces MKGLYLFVVCLGVGVMGGKYSRELNEPKVGGDDEQTAEFRISKLNQVWNKALRMQLSPVKQAELHSDLKIQEKDELQWKKMKVEGLDENGEKEAQIRRNFNVILAKYGMDGKRDTRPLESNSLKDHEIKDGDMFDDPKLDKLWNKAKSSGKFSEEELQSLRREFQHHKDKIHEYNILMDTVSRTEEIHKNVVSPLEGDAKEQEVQQKHTELKQKMRDLNQGFERLRKLSHEGFTEDSEFREPRVIELWEAAKRANLSQDELDSLKEELHHFETKVEKHSHYQEQLELSHQKLQHVEALGDKQHIKRNQEKYHTLAEKTREMGYKMKKHMQDLHSKISRQGLAHNEL; encoded by the exons atgaaaggattgtatttatttgttgtttgtctcGGTGTGGGGGTAATGGGTGGGAAATACTCTCGGGAGTTGAACGAGCCGAAGGTGGGCGGCGATGATGAACAGACAGCAGAATTCAGGATTTCGAAGCTGAACCAAGTGTGGAACAAGGCCTTACGG ATGCAGTTGTCCCCTGTGAAGCAAGCCGAGCTGCACAGTGACCTGAAAATCCAGGAGAAAGATGAGCTgcagtggaagaaaatgaaagtgGAGGGCCTGGATGAAAACGGAGAGAAAGAGGCCCAAATTCGCCGTAATTTCAATG TGATTCTGGCCAAGTATGGAATGGATGGCAAAAGAGACACAAGACCGCTGGAGAGCAATTCTCTAAAGGACCATGAAATCAAAGACGGCGACATGTTTGATGACCCCAAGCTGGACAAACTTTGGAACAAG GCTAAAAGCTCGGGAAAGTTCTCAGAGGAGGAGCTGCAGAGCCTGAGGAGAGAGTTCCAGCACCACAAAGACAAGATCCACGAGTACAACATCCTCATGGATACTGTCAGCAGGACAGAAG AGATCCACAAGAACGTGGTCTCGCCCCTGGAGGGTGACGCCAAAGAGCAGGAGGTGCAGCAGAAGCACACAGAGCTGAAACAGAAGATGAGAGACCTCAACCAAGGCTTCGAGCGCCTCCGGAAGCTCAGCCACGAGGGCTTCACTGAGGACAGCG AATTCCGGGAGCCGCGTGTGATCGAACTGTGGGAGGCGGCCAAGAGAGCCAACCTGAGCCAAGATGAGCTGGATTCCCTAAAG GAGGAGCTGCATCACTTTGAGACCAAGGTGGAGAAGCACAGCCACTATCAGGAGCAGCTGGAGCTTTCCCACCAGAAGCTGCAACACGTGGAGGCTTTAGGAGACAAACAACACATCAAGAGGAACCAGGAGAAGTACCACACGCTGGCCGAGAAGACCAGGGAGATGGGATACAAG ATGAAGAAGCACATGCAGGACTTGCACAGCAAGATCTCTCGTCAGGGTCTCGCCCACAACGAGCTGTGA